One window from the genome of Oryza glaberrima chromosome 3, OglaRS2, whole genome shotgun sequence encodes:
- the LOC127767836 gene encoding adenylate isopentenyltransferase 5, chloroplastic-like, with protein sequence MQAYMAVAAAPAPPASLTLLPRTTTVIRDRERFDAAVPVAPLVLRHGAGVKHKAVVVMGATGTGKSRLAVDLALRFGGEVINSDKMQIHSGLDVVTNKVTEEECAGVPHHLIGVARPDDEFTAADFRREAARAAAGAVERGRLPIIAGGSNSYVEELVEGDGRAFRERYECCFLWVDVDLEVLRGFVARRVDEMCRRGLVREVAAAFDPRRTDYSRGIWRAIGVPELDAYLRSRGDGADEEERARMLAAAVAEIKSNTFRLACRQHRKIERLDRMWRARRVDATEVFRRRGHAADDAWQRLVAAPCIDAVRSFLFEDQERSSIAAGKPPLFAAGKATSGNISVFASMAAAAAI encoded by the coding sequence ATGCAGGCGTACatggcggtcgccgccgctccggcgccACCGGCCTCGCTGACGCTGCTGCCGCGCACCACCACCGTCATCAGGGACAGGGAGCGCTTCGACGCGGCCGTCCCGGTGGCGCCGCTCGTGCTGAGGCATGGCGCCGGCGTCAAGCACAAGGCCGTCGTGGTGATGGGCGCCACGGGCACCGGGAAGTCacgcctcgccgtcgacctcgccctGCGGTTCGGCGGCGAGGTCATCAACTCCGACAAGATGCAGATACATTCCGGGTTGGATGTGGTGACGAACAAGGTGACCGAGGAGGAGTGCGCCGGCGTGCCGCACCACCTGATCGGCGTGGCGCGCCCCGACGACGAGTTCACGGCCGCCGACTTCCgccgcgaggcggcgcgcgccgcggcgggggcggttgAGAGGGGGAGGTTGCCCATCATCGCCGGGGGGTCCAACTCCTACGTCGAGGAGCTCGTCGAAGGCGACGGCCGCGCGTTCCGGGAGCGGTACGAGTGCTGCTTCCTCTGGGTCGACGTGGATCTCGAGGTGCTCCGCGGTTTCGTCGCCCGCCGCGTCGACGAGATGTGCCGGCGAGGCCTCGTCCGGGAGGTGGCCGCAGCGTTCGACCCGCGCCGCACCGACTACTCCAGGGGCATCTGGCGCGCCATCGGCGTGCCGGAGCTCGACGCGTACCTCCGCtcccgcggcgacggcgccgacgaggaggagcgggcgcgcatgctcgccgcggccgtcgcggaGATCAAGTCGAACACGTTCCGGCTCGCGTGCCGCCAGCACCGCAAGATCGAGAGGCTGGACCGCATGTGGCGCGCCCGCCGCGTCGACGCCACGGAGGTGTTCAGGAggcgcggccacgccgccgacgacgcgtgGCAGCggctcgtcgccgcgccgtgcaTCGACGCCGTCCGGTCATTCCTCTTCGAGGACCAAGAACGCAGCAGCATCGCCGCCGGCAAACCTCccctcttcgccgccggcaAAGCCACTTCAGGCAACATCTCCGTCTTCgcctccatggcggcggccgctgcAATCTGA
- the LOC127765932 gene encoding RNA-binding protein Y14B, whose protein sequence is MAAAAEDVEFVDYDRDEEEEEDAMDEDDRGGGRGGRALPVPHIVSQGVMRSRGRLLGRSTSVLASNRDRFDSLADAGNPGHGPQRSIEGWILLVSGVKEDAEEDDLYNTFSDFGHVKDLHLNLGRRTGYAKGYALVEYESFEEAQTAIKAMNGTQLLTRTVYVDWAFSRGPIQKLTSTRPLHRRSRTPPRRLAALTC, encoded by the exons atggcggcggcggcggaggacgtggAGTTCGTCGACTACGaccgcgacgaggaggaggaggaggacgccatgGACGAGGACGATCggggcggtggccgcggcgggcgcgcgctCCCCGTACCCCACATCGTCTCCCAGGGCGTGATGCGCtcgcgcggccgcctcctcggccGCAGCACCTCCGTGCTCGCCTCCAACCGCGACCGCTTCGACTCCCTCGCCGATGCCGGCAACCCCGGCCACGGCCCACAGCGCT CTATTGAAGGATGGATACTACTGGTCTCTGGAGTCAAAGAAGACGCGGAAGAAGATGATCTGTACAACACTTTCAGTGATTTTGGTCATGTTAAGGACCTACATTTAAATCTGGGACGCCGCACTGGATATGCCAAG GGATATGCATTAGTTGAATATGAAAGTTTTGAGGAAGCACAAACTGCAATCAAAGCAATGAATGGGACTCAGCTGTTAACAAGGACTGTCTATGTTGACTGGGCATTCAGCAGAGGTCCTATACAGAAACTCACCAGTACAAG GCCATTACATCGGCGATCTCGGACTCCACCTCGCAGGCTTGCTGCCTTGACATGTTGA
- the LOC127767584 gene encoding uncharacterized protein LOC127767584: MAAAATSPSAASSSGGSGGNTAEGEMAAASAACACPICLDSFLDEAYLDTCFHSFCYKCICQWVKIVSTKHAEPLSSVQCPLCKTVNVSIIHGFNGESFERHYINQDPRKRHLSDAHDLITQFYSIRDIIGNTSSVQQFWKQRKYLRKNIWLQTWLRQEIQALTRDENVDAFIYHIHGVIESFMKRQEKGHASKMAPPEKRREEFKSLLMEAARPFLLGQTERFVAEVELFLVSHLNIDAYSRLRVQRLKESTSHVSREQDVLPQDRSLEDHYLYFLGDETDCNDEI; encoded by the exons atggcggcggcggcgacctctccctccgccgcatcctcctccgGTGGTAGCGGCGGCAACAcggcggagggggagatggCGGCAGCGAGCGCTGCTTGTGCTTGCCCCATCTGCCTCGATTCCTTCCTAGACGAGGCGTACCTCGACACCTGCTTCC ATTCTTTTTGTTACAAGTGCATATGCCAGTGGGTAAAGATTGTATCGACCAAGCATGCCGAACCTTTATCATCAGTGCAATGTCCCCTTTGCAAG ACCGTGAATGTGTCTATTATACATGGTTTTAATGGTGAATCATTTGAGCGGCACTACATAAATCAGGACCCCAGAAAAAG ACATCTTTCAGATGCACACGACTTGATTACACAATTCTATAGTATACGAG ATATTATAGGCAATACTTCCAGCGTTCAGCAATTCTGGAAGCAACGCAAGTATCTTCGCAAGaacatttggcttcaaaccTGGCTAAGACAGGAAATACAGGCTCTTACACGG GATGAAAATGTTGACGCCTTTATCTACCACATCCATGGTGTGATCGAGTCTTTCATGAAAAGGCAAGAGAAGGGGCATGCCTCGAAGATGGCTCCACCAGAGAAGAGGAGGGAAGAATTCAAGAGCTTGCTCATGGAAGCTGCCAGGCCGTTCCTCCTTGGCCAAACGGAGCGGTTTGTCGCTGAGGTAGAGCTCTTCTTGGTCTCACATCTGAACATTGACGCATATAGCAGGCTGCGTGTTCAGAGACTTAAGGAGTCCACTTCGCATGTGTCAAGAGAGCAAGATGTGCTGCCACAGGATCGGTCTCTGGAGGACCACTACTTGTACTTTCTAGGTGATGAAACAGATTGCAATGACGAGATATAG
- the LOC127767583 gene encoding protein phosphatase 2C 70-like — protein sequence MAIPPLAVSGVAVATLAVLGLAVFACRRWRRGASPAPPPPASSQDDDINMPLISDNLDDYSVSSNSSTVDESGIRIDRIITSPKTHGIVGKGATYPTESHVIEGETHVIDVTNSKTEELYLGNTLKRPAVANGPTPDVKHIRRDSGESNHNGTIPDIIVGSNLALEVIAGPSHGINHYTQSGNKSMLPVTLGRVPPSHLVLKDSEVSGKHAQIDWNANKLKWEIVDMGSLNGTFLNSRSVNHPDVGSRRWGEPAELADGDIITLGSSSKVSVQIELQNQQPVGVGIASDPMTARRTGKKLHMEDVSCCQYPLIGVEKFGLFGIFDGHGGDGAAIAASRILPQNIANILSQQETKERVLSCHSASDVLRHAFALTEAALHHQYEGCTATILLIWFDQNEDCFAQCANLGDSACIMSVNGEIITMTEDHRVVSTTERARMANSGQPLKDGESRICGLNLGRMLGDKFLKEQDSRFSSEPYVSQAVRMTKACLASALIASDGLWDVISANRAAQLVLEGKQKYSEQKTSADKVAHHVLSEARKLRTKDNTSVIFVDLDTLRSDP from the exons ATGGCCATCCCTCCCCTCGCCGTCAGCggggtcgccgtcgccaccctcgccgtccTCGGCCTCGCCGTCTTCGcctgccggcggtggcggcggggcgcgtCCCCCGCGCCCCCACCTCCCGCTTCCTCCCAG GATGATGATATTAACATGCCTCTCATATCTGACAATTTGGATGACTATTCAGTCTCGAGCAATAGTAGTACTGTCGATGAATCAGGAATTCGGATTGATAGGATTATCACTTCACCTAAGACTCATGGCATTGTTGGAAAAGGGGCAACCTATCCCACTGAATCTCATGTTATTGAAG GAGAAACTCATGTAATTGATGTTACAAACAGTAAAACGGAAGAGCTCTATTTGGGAAATACGCTTAAGCGTCCAGCTGTGGCAAATGGGCCAACACCTGATGTGAAGCACATAAGAAGGGATTCTGGAGAGAGTAATCACAATGGCACCATTCCTGACATTATAGTTG GAAGCAACCTAGCTTTGGAGGTCATAGCTGGCCCATCTCATGGAATAAACCACTATACGCAGTCAGGTAACAAGTCCATGCTACCCGTGACTCTTGGAAGGGTTCCTCCAAGTCATTTGGTGTTAAAGGACTCAGAGGTGTCAGGAAAGCATGCACAGATTGACTGGAATGCAAAT AAACTCAAATGGGAAATTGTGGATATGGGTAGTCTAAATGGAACATTTTTGAATTCCCGGTCAGTTAATCATCCTGATGTTGGATCTAGGCGTTGGGGTGAGCCTGCTGAACTTGCAGATGGTGATATTATAACACTTGGGAGTTCATCAAAAGTATCT GTCCAAATTGAGCTACAAAACCAACAACCTGTAGGAGTTGGTATAGCATCTGATCCAATGACAGCCCGTCGAACTGGGAAGAAACTTCACATGGAGGATGTCAGCTGCTGCCAGTATCCTCTTATCGGTGTGGAAAAG TTTGGGCTATTTGGCATATTCGATGGCCATGGAGGGGATGGTGCTGCAATAGCTGCCAGCAG GATTCTTCCACAGAACATTGCAAACATTTTGTCTCAAcaggaaacaaaagaaagagtTCTTTCATGCCATAGTGCTTCAGATGTTCTTAGACATGCCTTTGCATTGACTGAAGCTGCACTCCATCATCAGTATGAG GGCTGCACAGCAACTATCCTTCTGATTTGGTTCGACCAGAACGAAGATTGCTTCGCCCAATGTGCTAATCTTGGTGACTCAGCTTGTATTATGAG TGTCAATGGGGAAATAATTACAATGACCGAGGATCATCGAGTAGTCAGTACAACAGAACGAGCCCGGATGGCAAATTCAGGACAACCCCTGAAAGACGGTGAAAGCCGTATATGCG GACTAAATCTTGGCAGGATGCTTGGGGACAAGTTTTTAAAGGAACAAGATTCACGGTTCAGCTCTGAACCATATGTGAGCCAGGCAGTTCGCATGACAAAAGCATGCTTAGCCTCTGCCCTTATTGCTAG CGACGGGCTATGGGATGTTATTAGCGCGAACAGGGCAGCGCAGCTTGTCCTTGAG GGTAAGCAGAAGTACAGCGAGCAGAAAACTTCAGCAGATAAAGTAGCACATCATGTGTTAAGTGAAGCTAGGAAATTGCGAACCAAGGACAACACATCAGTAATATTTGTAGACCTGGACACTCTGAGAAGTGATCCCTGA